One stretch of Gemmatimonadota bacterium DNA includes these proteins:
- the infA gene encoding translation initiation factor IF-1, whose translation MAKEEKVVLEGTIVDILPDGQYKVEIEGGHQILGYTSGKMRRFNIRIVVGDTVTIETSPYDLNRGRITFRDSGTGGPPPPSTQGGGSRRPGRGGRSRSRRRR comes from the coding sequence ATGGCAAAAGAAGAAAAAGTTGTACTGGAAGGAACGATTGTCGATATTTTGCCCGATGGGCAATACAAGGTTGAAATTGAAGGAGGGCATCAGATTCTCGGTTATACGTCGGGCAAAATGCGCCGTTTTAATATTCGCATTGTTGTGGGCGATACCGTCACGATTGAGACCTCTCCTTATGACCTGAACCGGGGGCGCATTACATTCCGCGATTCCGGAACAGGTGGGCCACCCCCTCCGAGCACGCAAGGAGGCGGGAGCAGGCGTCCTGGTCGCGGTGGACGCAGCAGGTCGCGTCGCCGCCGTTAA